The following proteins come from a genomic window of Pyxidicoccus sp. MSG2:
- a CDS encoding serine hydrolase domain-containing protein has translation MRVPALLVASLVFVPLHPHAAPAPARRDAASAPGRAALRAEPTVAIDRALERRVDAILAEEMQLQELPGAIVAVVRGGSVVVKKGYGEKRRGGGERPDSATVFHIGSLSKALAAVGALTLVQRGQLALDVPAARYLPELPKAWRAITVRQFLAHASGIGDKVGQPATWEEALAGYAGTPLDFAPGTRTAYTNFNYAVVGRLVESVSGRPFVAFMREDVWRPVGMVDTGYPATSRNLATGHERKKGPWREMLPVPQGPYGVPSGFLSTTLDDLVRLHAALERNVALDAATREELLTPYPGGKKNGTGMVLGWKSSRTGGRNGALVVSKNGAADGFSSLFTWLPGRGDAVIVVVNRKGEGVETARIVARLAEAAFGLELRALGDEG, from the coding sequence GTGCGCGTCCCCGCCCTGCTGGTGGCCTCGCTGGTCTTCGTCCCGCTGCACCCGCACGCCGCCCCGGCGCCCGCCCGGAGGGACGCCGCCAGTGCGCCCGGGCGCGCCGCACTGCGCGCTGAGCCCACCGTGGCGATTGACCGCGCGCTCGAGCGGCGCGTGGACGCCATCCTCGCCGAGGAGATGCAGTTGCAGGAACTGCCCGGGGCCATCGTCGCGGTGGTGCGTGGCGGGAGCGTCGTCGTGAAGAAGGGGTACGGCGAGAAGCGCCGGGGCGGCGGCGAGCGGCCGGACTCCGCCACCGTCTTCCACATCGGCTCACTCTCAAAGGCGCTGGCCGCGGTGGGCGCGCTGACGCTCGTGCAGCGCGGACAGCTCGCCCTGGACGTGCCGGCCGCGCGCTACCTGCCCGAGCTTCCCAAAGCCTGGCGCGCCATCACGGTGCGCCAGTTCCTGGCGCACGCGAGCGGCATCGGAGACAAGGTCGGCCAGCCGGCCACCTGGGAGGAGGCGCTCGCGGGCTACGCAGGCACGCCGCTCGACTTCGCCCCGGGCACGCGCACCGCCTACACCAACTTCAACTATGCGGTGGTCGGCAGGCTGGTCGAGTCGGTCAGCGGCCGGCCCTTCGTCGCCTTCATGCGCGAGGACGTCTGGCGCCCCGTGGGCATGGTCGACACGGGCTACCCGGCCACCTCTCGCAACCTCGCCACCGGCCACGAGCGGAAGAAGGGCCCCTGGCGGGAGATGCTCCCCGTGCCCCAGGGCCCCTACGGCGTGCCCTCCGGGTTCCTCTCCACGACACTGGATGACCTGGTGCGGCTGCACGCGGCCCTCGAGCGCAACGTCGCGCTCGACGCGGCCACGCGCGAAGAGCTGCTCACGCCCTACCCGGGGGGGAAGAAGAATGGCACCGGCATGGTGCTCGGCTGGAAATCGAGTCGCACGGGTGGGCGCAACGGCGCGCTCGTCGTCAGCAAGAACGGCGCGGCGGACGGATTCTCCAGCCTCTTCACGTGGCTGCCCGGCCGCGGCGACGCGGTCATCGTGGTGGTCAACCGCAAGGGCGAGGGCGTGGAGACGGCGCGCATCGTGGCCCGGCTGGCCGAGGCTGCCTTCGGGCTCGAGCTGCGCGCGCTGGGGGATGAGGGCTGA
- a CDS encoding sigma 54-interacting transcriptional regulator, with the protein MSISERPPGASRPPEGPEDVQQTRPVGEGRPGFSGAVRRFRFTVLEGPQPGLVKDSNADTFSIGSHALNDLVLEEPTVSRFHCEVKIDRDGARVRDLDSRNGTVLDGVHVREAYLRGGSVLRLGRVSVRFDFSSESNRLLISERTTFGELVGHSAVTRASFALMERAAASDATVLLEGETGTGKSRAALAIHRASARASGPFLTVDCGAIPGNLLESELFGHEKGSFTGALQRRVGAFEEADGGTIFLDEIGELPAELQPKLLRVLEDREIRRLGSNTYQPVNVRVIAATHRDLRAEVNAGRFRPDLFFRLAVVRILIPALRERPEDIPFIAQRILATFGADAAQVESLSTPEFIALLQHAAWPGNVRELRNHLERCLVFQDAMSPATEDVSPQGVLRSMVDPKQPYAEARRRALEAFEREYLDALLKLHGGKVSQAATAADMDRVYLYRLLRRHGLRT; encoded by the coding sequence ATGAGCATCTCCGAGCGACCGCCGGGCGCGAGCCGTCCCCCCGAGGGCCCCGAAGACGTCCAGCAGACACGGCCTGTCGGCGAGGGCCGGCCGGGCTTCTCCGGCGCCGTCCGCCGCTTCCGCTTCACCGTCCTCGAGGGGCCCCAGCCGGGCCTCGTCAAGGACTCCAACGCGGACACCTTCTCCATCGGCTCGCACGCGCTCAACGACCTCGTCCTCGAAGAGCCCACCGTGTCGCGCTTCCACTGCGAGGTGAAGATCGACCGCGACGGCGCCCGCGTGCGCGACCTCGACAGTCGCAATGGCACGGTGCTCGACGGCGTCCACGTGCGCGAGGCCTACCTGCGCGGCGGCAGCGTGCTGCGCCTGGGCCGTGTCAGCGTGCGCTTCGACTTCAGCTCCGAGAGCAACCGGCTCCTCATCTCCGAGCGCACCACCTTCGGTGAATTGGTGGGGCACTCCGCGGTGACGCGCGCCAGCTTCGCCCTCATGGAGCGCGCCGCGGCCAGCGACGCCACCGTGCTGCTGGAGGGCGAGACGGGCACCGGCAAGAGCCGCGCGGCCCTCGCCATCCACCGCGCGAGCGCCCGCGCGTCCGGGCCGTTCCTCACCGTGGACTGCGGCGCCATCCCCGGCAACCTCCTGGAGAGCGAGCTGTTCGGCCACGAGAAGGGCTCATTCACCGGCGCGCTCCAGCGCCGCGTGGGCGCCTTCGAGGAGGCGGACGGTGGCACCATCTTCCTGGACGAGATTGGCGAGCTGCCCGCCGAATTGCAGCCCAAGCTCCTGCGCGTGCTGGAGGACCGGGAGATTCGCCGGCTCGGCTCCAACACGTACCAGCCCGTCAATGTGCGCGTCATCGCCGCCACGCACCGGGACTTGCGCGCCGAGGTGAATGCGGGCCGCTTCCGGCCGGACCTCTTCTTCCGGCTCGCCGTGGTGCGCATCCTCATCCCCGCGCTGCGCGAGCGCCCCGAGGACATCCCCTTCATCGCCCAGCGCATCCTCGCGACCTTCGGCGCGGACGCCGCCCAGGTGGAGTCGCTGAGCACGCCCGAGTTCATCGCCCTGCTCCAGCACGCGGCGTGGCCCGGCAACGTGCGCGAGCTGCGCAACCACCTGGAGCGCTGCCTCGTGTTCCAGGACGCCATGTCGCCCGCCACCGAGGACGTGAGTCCCCAGGGCGTGCTGCGCAGCATGGTGGACCCGAAGCAGCCCTACGCCGAGGCCCGCCGCCGCGCCCTGGAGGCGTTCGAGCGCGAGTACCTCGACGCGCTCCTCAAGCTTCACGGTGGCAAGGTGTCCCAGGCCGCCACCGCCGCGGACATGGACCGCGTGTACCTGTACCGGCTCTTGCGCCGGCACGGGTTGCGGACCTGA
- the ileS gene encoding isoleucine--tRNA ligase has product MAQPLFSTVSTELDFPADERRILSFWKERRIFERTLEGRESAPSFVFYEGPPTANGLPHNGHVLTRVIKDLFPRYQTMRGHYVPRKAGWDTHGLPVEVEVEKELRIHGKAEIERYGVEPFTERCIESVFRYTTEWERLTERIGFWVDLKTAYVTYHRSFVESVWWALAELFRKGLLYQGHKVVWWWPQGGTALSAAEVGLGYKTVDDPSVYVAFPLRDAPDTALLIWTTTPWTLPSNMYAAVNPSVDYVTVDAGDRKLILAAALREELAKKLKKDLPVLATQKGSALVGRRYTPPFDLYFKRAGDVELPLKDGGKDAQAWRVVGADYVTLDSGTGIVHTAPAFGEDDYETFRKDRPRFANPDALEIFCAVKPDGTFIDELPLVAGRFVKDADKDIQRNLKERGLLLLADQYKHEYPFCWRADNDPLIQYARPAWYIRTTSVKDQAIANNRAVNWVPEHIKEGRFGDFLANNVDWALSRERYWGTALPLWVHSVTGEVEAIPSLQALREKPGSNLAEVEAELRAFLAGKPHESNAEHLIVHKPWIDKVTYQKPGSSGRFARVPEVVDVWFDSGCMPFAQWGFPHAPGSREVFNRTFPADFISEAIDQTRGWFYSLLMVSTLVFDEETQQRMGLTPPRGWPHPYKNCIVLGHVSDKDGKKESKSKGNYTPPEIILDEVRMDFAVLTAAEAGMPGEAGVALIAREDLEGLDLLEGAKVQLFRPDRADTVVTVTLKVHKKLKRRVALLAPAELQALGVAPSKRGADVMPVEVPRLAPSERVVLRDPTTRAPGADAFRWFFFAASPSWSNTRHSLANVRLLQKDFQVKLRNVYSFFTIYANIDGFNPAAGNTDATEAPWLAVRKSQGWREVKERSVLDRWILSEVQFTLREVSKALDTYQVYDAAQRLVALVDALSNWYVRRGRPRYWAPGFEQDKQDAYFTLYEALTTIAALSAPFIPFFADELWGNLVRKPWPKSQPESVHLARFPEVDASLMDEGLAAEMGAVRELVSLGLKVRTDNKLKVRQPLSRADVILARKELTERVAVYRELIADELNVHEVRFLEPGSKEADVVRFRVRPNLRAVGGRLGPKLAPVRKAFDTGDGSALHGELLRTGRVAMNVAGEDMVFPAEELETLVEATPGYAAAGAGVGVVVLATELTETLVDEGLVRELLARVQGARKDMELGYSDRIRLWVDGDARVKRVTDEARELISRETLASEIHVGPEGLTGKEEEVSLNGLPARIRVERG; this is encoded by the coding sequence ATGGCTCAGCCCCTCTTCTCCACGGTCTCCACCGAACTCGACTTCCCCGCCGACGAGCGCCGCATCCTTTCCTTCTGGAAGGAGCGCCGCATCTTCGAGCGCACGCTCGAGGGTCGCGAGAGCGCCCCCAGCTTCGTCTTCTACGAGGGGCCGCCCACGGCCAACGGCCTGCCCCACAACGGACATGTCCTCACCCGCGTCATCAAGGACCTGTTCCCCCGCTACCAGACGATGCGCGGCCACTACGTCCCCCGCAAGGCCGGCTGGGACACCCACGGCCTGCCCGTGGAGGTGGAAGTCGAAAAGGAACTCCGCATCCACGGCAAGGCGGAAATCGAGCGCTACGGCGTAGAGCCCTTCACCGAGCGCTGCATCGAGTCCGTCTTCCGCTACACCACCGAGTGGGAGCGCCTCACCGAGCGCATCGGCTTCTGGGTCGACCTGAAGACGGCCTACGTCACCTACCACCGCAGCTTCGTGGAGAGCGTGTGGTGGGCGCTCGCCGAGCTGTTCCGCAAGGGCCTGCTCTATCAGGGCCACAAGGTGGTGTGGTGGTGGCCGCAGGGCGGCACCGCGCTGAGCGCCGCCGAGGTGGGCCTCGGCTACAAGACGGTGGACGACCCCAGCGTCTACGTCGCCTTCCCGCTGCGCGACGCACCGGACACCGCGCTCCTCATCTGGACCACCACCCCCTGGACGCTGCCGTCCAACATGTACGCGGCCGTCAACCCGTCCGTGGACTACGTCACCGTGGACGCGGGAGACCGCAAGCTCATCCTCGCCGCCGCGCTGCGCGAGGAATTGGCGAAGAAGCTCAAGAAGGACCTGCCCGTGCTGGCCACGCAGAAAGGCAGCGCACTGGTGGGCCGGCGCTACACCCCACCCTTCGACCTCTACTTCAAGCGCGCCGGGGACGTGGAGCTGCCGCTCAAGGACGGCGGCAAGGACGCTCAAGCATGGCGCGTGGTGGGCGCGGACTACGTCACGCTCGACAGCGGCACGGGCATCGTCCACACCGCGCCGGCCTTCGGTGAAGACGACTACGAGACGTTCCGCAAGGACAGGCCGCGCTTCGCCAACCCGGACGCGCTGGAGATCTTCTGCGCGGTGAAGCCGGACGGCACCTTCATCGACGAGCTCCCCCTGGTCGCCGGCCGCTTCGTGAAGGACGCGGACAAGGACATCCAGCGCAACCTCAAGGAGCGCGGGCTGCTGCTGCTCGCCGACCAGTACAAGCACGAGTACCCCTTCTGCTGGCGCGCGGACAACGACCCGCTCATCCAGTACGCACGGCCCGCCTGGTACATCCGCACCACCTCGGTGAAGGACCAGGCCATCGCCAACAACCGCGCCGTCAACTGGGTGCCCGAGCACATCAAGGAAGGCCGCTTCGGCGACTTCCTCGCCAACAACGTGGACTGGGCCCTCTCGCGCGAGCGCTACTGGGGCACGGCGCTGCCCCTGTGGGTGCACTCGGTGACGGGCGAGGTGGAGGCCATCCCCTCGCTCCAGGCCCTGCGCGAGAAGCCGGGCAGCAACCTGGCCGAGGTGGAGGCGGAGCTGCGCGCCTTCCTCGCCGGCAAGCCACACGAATCCAACGCCGAGCACCTCATCGTCCACAAGCCGTGGATCGACAAGGTGACGTACCAGAAGCCCGGTAGCTCGGGGCGCTTCGCACGCGTGCCCGAGGTCGTCGACGTGTGGTTCGACTCGGGCTGCATGCCCTTCGCGCAGTGGGGTTTCCCGCATGCGCCGGGCTCGCGCGAGGTCTTCAACCGCACCTTCCCCGCGGACTTCATCTCCGAGGCCATCGACCAGACGCGCGGCTGGTTCTACTCGCTGCTGATGGTGAGCACGCTCGTCTTCGACGAGGAGACGCAGCAGCGCATGGGCCTCACGCCCCCGCGCGGCTGGCCGCACCCGTACAAGAACTGCATCGTGCTCGGCCATGTCTCGGACAAGGACGGCAAGAAGGAGTCCAAGTCCAAGGGCAACTACACCCCGCCGGAGATCATCCTCGACGAGGTGCGCATGGACTTCGCGGTGCTGACCGCCGCGGAGGCCGGCATGCCCGGCGAGGCTGGCGTGGCGCTCATCGCCCGCGAGGACCTGGAGGGGCTGGACCTGCTGGAGGGCGCGAAGGTGCAGCTCTTCCGTCCGGACCGGGCGGACACCGTCGTCACCGTCACGCTGAAGGTGCACAAGAAGCTCAAGCGCCGGGTGGCGCTGCTCGCCCCCGCTGAATTGCAGGCGCTCGGCGTGGCGCCTTCCAAGCGCGGAGCGGACGTCATGCCGGTGGAGGTCCCCCGGCTGGCGCCGTCCGAGCGCGTGGTGCTGAGAGACCCGACCACCCGCGCACCCGGCGCGGACGCGTTCCGCTGGTTCTTCTTCGCGGCGAGCCCGTCGTGGTCCAACACGCGCCACTCGCTGGCCAACGTGCGGCTCCTGCAGAAGGACTTCCAGGTCAAGCTGCGCAACGTCTACTCGTTCTTCACCATCTACGCGAACATCGACGGCTTCAACCCGGCGGCGGGCAACACGGACGCCACCGAGGCGCCGTGGCTGGCCGTGCGCAAGAGCCAGGGCTGGCGCGAGGTGAAGGAGCGCTCGGTGCTGGACCGGTGGATTCTCTCGGAGGTGCAGTTCACCCTCCGCGAGGTCTCCAAGGCCCTGGACACCTACCAGGTCTACGACGCCGCCCAGCGGCTGGTGGCGCTGGTGGACGCGCTCTCCAACTGGTACGTGCGCCGCGGCCGCCCGCGCTATTGGGCGCCCGGCTTCGAGCAGGACAAGCAGGACGCGTACTTCACGCTGTACGAGGCGCTCACCACCATCGCCGCGCTGTCCGCGCCCTTCATCCCCTTCTTCGCGGACGAGCTGTGGGGCAACCTGGTGCGCAAGCCGTGGCCGAAGTCACAGCCGGAGAGCGTGCACCTCGCGCGCTTCCCGGAGGTGGACGCGAGCCTGATGGACGAGGGGCTGGCGGCGGAGATGGGCGCGGTGCGCGAGTTGGTGTCGCTGGGCCTGAAGGTGCGCACGGACAACAAGCTGAAGGTGCGCCAGCCGCTGTCGCGCGCGGACGTCATCCTCGCGCGCAAGGAATTGACGGAGCGCGTGGCGGTGTACCGGGAGCTCATCGCGGACGAGCTGAACGTGCACGAGGTGCGCTTCCTGGAGCCGGGCAGCAAGGAGGCGGACGTGGTGCGCTTCCGCGTGCGCCCCAATCTGCGCGCGGTGGGCGGCCGGCTCGGGCCCAAGCTGGCGCCGGTGCGCAAGGCATTCGACACGGGGGATGGGAGCGCGCTGCACGGCGAACTGCTGCGCACGGGCCGGGTGGCGATGAACGTGGCCGGCGAGGACATGGTCTTCCCGGCGGAGGAGCTGGAGACGCTGGTGGAGGCCACGCCGGGTTACGCGGCGGCGGGTGCGGGCGTGGGCGTGGTGGTGCTGGCCACCGAGCTGACGGAGACCCTGGTGGACGAGGGACTCGTGCGCGAGCTGCTGGCGAGGGTGCAGGGGGCTCGCAAGGACATGGAGCTCGGCTACTCGGACCGCATCCGGCTGTGGGTGGACGGCGACGCCCGGGTGAAGCGGGTGACGGACGAGGCCCGCGAGCTCATCTCCCGCGAGACGCTGGCCTCTGAAATCCACGTCGGCCCCGAGGGCCTCACGGGCAAGGAGGAGGAAGTCAGCCTCAACGGCCTGCCCGCGCGCATCCGCGTCGAGCGGGGCTGA
- a CDS encoding MBL fold metallo-hydrolase RNA specificity domain-containing protein, with the protein MASLHFLGAAGTVTGSKFLLEHDGRKVLVDCGLFQGQKDLRQRNWQPLPLPPSSLDAIVLTHAHIDHTGGLPRVVREGYDGPVYSTPGTRDLAALLLPDSAHLHEEEARYANKEGFSKHRPALPLYTVPDAERAVGLMETFGYERPKEILPGITLTFYRAGHILGSAVCVFDLKSTRQRVVFSGDLGRYQAPILRDPQSVASATTLVVESTYGDRQHRETKPMEALCDAVKGAFDRGGVVVIPAFAIGRTQELLYHLRQLEDEKRIPVVDVFVDSPMACDATPIYLAHPEEHDLVMKSLVERGASPLATRRTKFVTSPNESKRLNMHEGPAIIISASGMATGGRVLHHLKHRLPDPRNTVLFVGYQSVGSRGRRMLDGEKEVRIHGQMVPVAAEIQTVSGFSAHADWTETMRWMEGFESPPRQTLLVHGEPEALEGLRQKVRAKGWKAYVPGYMEKVELELVA; encoded by the coding sequence ATGGCCTCTCTCCACTTCCTCGGTGCCGCCGGCACTGTGACCGGCTCCAAGTTCCTCCTCGAGCACGACGGCCGGAAGGTGCTCGTGGACTGCGGCCTGTTCCAGGGACAGAAGGACCTCCGTCAGCGGAACTGGCAGCCGCTCCCCCTCCCGCCCTCCAGCCTGGACGCCATCGTCCTGACGCACGCTCACATCGACCACACGGGCGGCCTGCCCAGGGTGGTGCGCGAGGGCTACGACGGCCCCGTGTATTCCACCCCTGGGACGAGAGACCTGGCGGCGCTGCTGCTGCCGGACTCGGCACACCTGCACGAGGAGGAGGCGCGCTACGCGAACAAGGAGGGCTTCTCCAAGCACCGGCCCGCGCTGCCGCTGTACACGGTGCCGGACGCGGAGCGGGCGGTGGGGCTGATGGAGACGTTCGGCTACGAGCGGCCGAAGGAAATCCTCCCCGGCATCACCCTCACCTTCTACCGGGCGGGCCACATCCTCGGCTCGGCGGTGTGCGTGTTCGACCTGAAGAGCACGCGGCAGCGGGTGGTCTTCAGCGGTGACCTGGGGCGCTATCAGGCGCCCATCTTGAGGGACCCGCAGAGTGTGGCCTCGGCGACGACGCTGGTGGTGGAGAGCACCTACGGCGACCGGCAGCACCGCGAGACGAAGCCGATGGAGGCGCTGTGTGACGCGGTGAAGGGCGCGTTCGACCGCGGTGGCGTGGTGGTGATTCCGGCCTTCGCGATTGGACGGACGCAGGAGTTGCTCTACCACCTGCGCCAGCTGGAGGACGAGAAGCGCATCCCCGTGGTGGACGTGTTCGTGGACTCGCCGATGGCGTGTGACGCGACGCCCATCTACCTGGCGCACCCGGAGGAGCACGACCTGGTGATGAAGTCGCTGGTGGAGCGTGGCGCGTCCCCGCTGGCCACGCGGCGCACGAAGTTCGTGACGTCGCCGAATGAGAGCAAGCGGCTGAACATGCACGAGGGGCCGGCGATCATCATCTCCGCGTCGGGCATGGCCACGGGCGGGCGGGTGCTGCACCACCTGAAGCACCGCCTGCCGGACCCGCGCAACACGGTGCTGTTCGTGGGCTACCAGTCGGTGGGCTCGCGCGGGCGGCGGATGCTGGACGGCGAGAAGGAGGTCCGCATCCACGGGCAGATGGTGCCAGTGGCGGCGGAGATACAGACGGTGAGCGGCTTCTCCGCGCACGCGGACTGGACGGAGACGATGCGCTGGATGGAGGGCTTCGAGTCGCCTCCCCGGCAGACGCTGCTCGTGCACGGAGAGCCCGAGGCGCTGGAGGGACTCCGCCAGAAGGTACGAGCGAAGGGTTGGAAGGCGTACGTGCCGGGGTACATGGAGAAAGTCGAACTGGAATTGGTTGCGTAG